In the Sphingomonas sp. LM7 genome, one interval contains:
- a CDS encoding HlyD family type I secretion periplasmic adaptor subunit gives MKLEFPHFGGGAALPLPRRLIERRMRQFDVQPLDDTRRTIRFGVLGALLFFGLFGMFAVFVPINGAAIAPGQVSVSGSRLVIQPIASGLVAEILVREGQQVRAGQPLVRLNGVRSGAALRQAQAKRDALRATEARLVAEIEGRDTLTFPADLAQRGTDPTAAAAMQAQRALFVRHRSVLSADQGISGTKLDSARARQAAAEKQLALINDELADYRMLYAKGFARKTTIRALERNAAQLEADRVSGLAAIEEAELTMRRTRDSQSVDLVSELKQTQDQLAEINPQLDVTRYEADRDLLRAPADGRVSGVAQVGPGTVVNAGRTLMELVPSGRALIIEATVDPKDIDDVRVGSEAIVRFSSVNPHGQTAFKGKVVTLSPAAVAGEEANAAPRYHAQIVLDDPAAVERAGVMLQPGIPASVNITTQARTLFDYLMQPFGDAVSKSFREE, from the coding sequence ATGAAGCTCGAATTTCCCCATTTCGGTGGCGGCGCGGCGCTCCCCTTGCCACGGCGCCTGATCGAACGCCGGATGCGCCAGTTCGACGTGCAGCCGCTCGACGACACCCGCCGGACGATCCGCTTCGGCGTGCTCGGTGCCTTGCTGTTCTTCGGGCTGTTCGGGATGTTCGCCGTGTTCGTGCCGATCAACGGCGCCGCGATCGCACCGGGCCAGGTCTCGGTCAGCGGCAGCCGGCTGGTGATCCAGCCGATCGCCTCCGGCCTCGTCGCGGAAATTCTGGTGCGCGAGGGACAGCAGGTACGGGCGGGCCAGCCGCTGGTGCGGCTCAACGGCGTGCGCTCCGGAGCGGCATTGCGCCAGGCGCAGGCCAAGCGCGACGCGCTGCGCGCCACGGAGGCGCGACTGGTCGCCGAGATCGAAGGCCGCGACACGTTGACCTTCCCTGCCGATCTCGCCCAGCGCGGCACGGATCCGACTGCCGCCGCAGCGATGCAGGCACAGCGTGCGCTGTTCGTGCGGCACCGTTCGGTGCTCTCGGCCGACCAGGGGATTTCGGGCACCAAGCTCGATTCTGCGCGCGCCAGACAGGCGGCCGCCGAAAAGCAGCTTGCCCTGATCAACGACGAGCTGGCGGATTACCGCATGCTCTATGCCAAGGGTTTTGCGCGCAAGACCACCATCCGGGCGCTCGAGCGTAACGCGGCGCAATTGGAGGCAGATCGCGTCTCGGGCCTCGCAGCCATCGAAGAGGCCGAACTCACCATGCGCCGCACGCGCGATTCGCAATCGGTCGATCTCGTCTCCGAGCTGAAGCAGACGCAGGATCAGTTGGCCGAGATCAATCCGCAGCTCGACGTTACGCGCTACGAGGCGGACCGCGATCTTTTGCGCGCGCCGGCGGACGGCCGGGTTTCCGGGGTTGCCCAGGTCGGTCCGGGTACGGTCGTCAATGCAGGACGTACGCTGATGGAGCTGGTGCCGTCGGGACGGGCGCTGATCATCGAGGCGACCGTCGATCCCAAGGATATCGACGATGTGCGCGTCGGCTCTGAAGCGATCGTGCGCTTTTCCTCGGTGAACCCGCACGGCCAAACTGCGTTCAAGGGCAAAGTCGTCACGCTGTCACCTGCGGCGGTCGCGGGAGAGGAAGCCAATGCCGCACCGCGCTATCACGCCCAGATCGTGCTGGACGACCCAGCGGCCGTCGAGCGCGCGGGTGTCATGCTCCAGCCGGGCATTCCGGCGAGCGTCAACATCACCACCCAGGCGCGAACGCTGTTCGATTATCTGATGCAGCCGTTCGGCGACGCGGTGAGCAAGAGCTTCCGCGAAGAATAG
- a CDS encoding type I secretion system permease/ATPase — protein MKQPTTPSEAEALQARAAEAAAEVIAMDSAYRAAELEQGDEFASALMQCKRPLIIAALFSGGVNLLFLASPIYLIQVYNRVIPSGSIPTLIGLSFALLLALGTMALFDSVRARLLIRAAARLDRILAHRVFQAVIDLAPARGATARNAQLLRDLDQFRSVLAGQGAQFFFDVPWMPLFLLVLFLIHPLLGAVGLAGAVSLLVLAFWNDRATRESAKIAAEAANRSYAFTDSVARFAGPVRAMGMNDRLAVRWHIDRDTMMRRQAEGSDRNAGFASAIRFLRLTLQSAMIGIGGYLVIEGQMLAASIFAANLLLGRALAPLEVAVSGWRSIAQGIQAGRRVQKGLSEAPPRSSKVKLPDRDVEIEIRGMRFTPAGGRRPALDAINLDIAAGEAVGIVGPSGAGKSCLARLLVAVTNPSQGKVLIGGIEGRHWTAENLARYVGYLPQTVGLFPGTIRDNIARFSDAPDEEVVKAAQRANVHDMILSLPEGYETEVDSGGASLSGGQRQRIGLARAMFGSPRLLVLDEPNAHLDADGEEALAAALCTLKSEGSTIVLIAHRLNPIAHVDRVIVLSGGQLQLDGPRARVFRKVRTDVVRSIAREPVEV, from the coding sequence ATGAAGCAACCCACCACCCCGAGCGAAGCCGAGGCACTTCAGGCAAGGGCCGCCGAAGCGGCAGCCGAAGTCATCGCGATGGACAGCGCCTATCGCGCCGCCGAGCTCGAGCAGGGCGATGAGTTCGCCTCGGCGCTGATGCAGTGCAAGCGCCCACTGATCATCGCGGCGCTGTTCAGCGGCGGAGTCAATCTGCTGTTCCTCGCGTCGCCGATTTACCTCATCCAGGTTTATAACCGGGTGATCCCGAGCGGCAGTATCCCTACGCTGATCGGGCTCAGCTTTGCGCTGTTGCTTGCGCTCGGCACGATGGCGCTGTTCGATTCGGTGCGCGCGCGGCTGCTGATCCGTGCGGCGGCGCGGCTCGACCGGATTCTGGCGCATCGCGTGTTCCAGGCAGTGATCGATCTCGCGCCGGCGCGCGGCGCTACGGCCCGCAATGCCCAGTTGCTGCGCGACCTCGACCAGTTCCGATCGGTGCTGGCGGGGCAGGGGGCACAGTTCTTCTTCGACGTGCCCTGGATGCCGCTCTTCCTGCTGGTGCTGTTCCTGATCCATCCGTTGCTTGGCGCCGTCGGGCTGGCCGGCGCGGTTTCGCTGCTGGTGCTCGCCTTCTGGAACGATCGAGCGACGCGCGAGAGCGCCAAGATCGCGGCCGAAGCGGCGAACCGGAGCTATGCCTTTACCGACAGCGTCGCGCGCTTCGCCGGACCGGTTCGCGCGATGGGAATGAACGACCGGCTTGCGGTGCGCTGGCACATCGATCGCGATACGATGATGCGCCGCCAGGCCGAGGGCAGCGACCGCAATGCAGGCTTCGCCTCCGCGATACGCTTCCTGCGCCTCACCTTGCAGAGCGCGATGATCGGGATCGGCGGCTATCTGGTAATCGAGGGTCAGATGCTCGCCGCCAGCATCTTCGCCGCCAATCTGCTTCTGGGCCGCGCGCTGGCGCCGCTGGAAGTCGCGGTATCGGGCTGGCGTTCGATCGCACAGGGTATCCAGGCCGGCCGACGCGTGCAGAAAGGCCTGAGCGAAGCGCCGCCGCGCAGTTCGAAGGTCAAGCTGCCCGACCGCGACGTCGAGATCGAGATCCGCGGCATGCGCTTCACACCGGCGGGCGGCCGCCGCCCCGCGCTGGACGCCATCAATCTCGACATCGCCGCGGGCGAGGCTGTCGGCATTGTCGGGCCGAGCGGCGCCGGCAAGAGCTGCCTCGCGCGCCTGCTGGTAGCCGTGACCAATCCCAGCCAGGGCAAGGTGCTGATCGGCGGCATCGAGGGGCGGCACTGGACCGCCGAGAACCTCGCCCGGTATGTCGGCTATCTGCCGCAGACCGTCGGCCTGTTTCCCGGGACGATCCGCGACAATATCGCGCGCTTCTCCGACGCGCCCGACGAGGAAGTCGTCAAGGCCGCCCAGCGCGCCAATGTCCACGACATGATCCTCTCGCTCCCCGAAGGCTATGAGACCGAGGTCGATAGCGGCGGCGCGAGCCTCTCCGGCGGGCAGCGCCAGCGCATCGGACTGGCCCGCGCCATGTTCGGGTCGCCGCGCCTGCTCGTGCTCGACGAGCCCAACGCGCATCTCGACGCGGATGGCGAGGAAGCGTTGGCCGCGGCGCTGTGCACGCTCAAGTCGGAAGGCTCGACGATCGTGCTGATCGCGCATCGGCTCAATCCGATCGCGCATGTCGATCGGGTGATCGTGCTGTCGGGCGGCCAGCTCCAGCTCGATGGACCCCGCGCGCGCGTCTTCCGAAAGGTGCGCACCGACGTGGTGCGGTCGATCGCCCGCGAACCGGTGGAGGTCTGA
- a CDS encoding DUF1134 domain-containing protein yields the protein MRVRTLMLWAATAALGLGAVPAAAQITTIDPNTAIDSDLDAPPPVRNDPQPIDQGAYQEVPRDDPIPAPQPVQPPVDATAAGARAQATNTYQRDDLIGAAEGVFGKGASGLAGIIEDILKDQGQPNAYIAGREAGGAIGVGLRYGSGEIFHKVEGQRKVYWTGPSIGFDIGGDANKVFVLVYNLYDSQELYKRFPSGEGRVYFVGGFSAGYLRRGDVVLIPVRLGVGWRLGVNAGYMKFSEKQRWLPF from the coding sequence ATGCGCGTGCGGACCTTGATGCTGTGGGCGGCGACTGCCGCACTCGGGCTCGGCGCAGTTCCCGCTGCCGCCCAGATCACCACGATCGATCCCAACACGGCGATCGATTCGGACCTCGATGCGCCGCCGCCCGTGCGCAACGATCCGCAGCCGATCGACCAGGGCGCCTATCAGGAAGTTCCGCGCGACGACCCCATCCCCGCGCCGCAGCCCGTTCAGCCGCCCGTCGACGCCACCGCCGCCGGCGCGCGCGCGCAGGCGACCAACACCTATCAGCGCGACGACCTGATCGGCGCGGCGGAGGGCGTGTTCGGCAAGGGCGCCTCGGGCCTTGCCGGGATCATCGAGGACATCCTCAAGGATCAGGGCCAGCCCAATGCCTATATCGCCGGGCGCGAGGCGGGTGGCGCGATCGGCGTCGGCCTGCGCTATGGCTCGGGCGAGATCTTCCACAAGGTCGAAGGCCAGCGCAAAGTCTATTGGACCGGCCCGTCGATCGGCTTCGACATCGGCGGCGATGCCAACAAGGTCTTCGTCCTCGTCTACAATCTCTACGACAGCCAGGAACTCTACAAGCGGTTCCCCTCGGGCGAAGGCCGCGTCTATTTCGTCGGCGGCTTTTCGGCGGGCTATCTGCGCCGCGGCGATGTCGTGCTGATCCCGGTGCGCCTCGGCGTCGGCTGGCGGCTCGGCGTCAATGCCGGCTACATGAAATTCAGCGAGAAGCAGCGCTGGCTGCCATTCTGA
- a CDS encoding PAS domain-containing sensor histidine kinase gives MTPAASIESGANRFELLVQSVADYAIYMLDPTGVVVSWNTGAQRFKGYTQDEIIGQHFSRFYTSEDRAAEIPAYALRTAQHEGRFEAEGWRVRKDGTRFWANVVIDPIREASGELIGFAKVTRDLTERRANEEALRSSEERFRLLVQSVTDYAIYMLDIDGHVASWNAGAERFKGYLADEIIGRHFSDFYGEEDRAAGLPARALEQARTQGRFEAEGWRVRKDGTRFWASVVIDPVHDPLGELIGFAKITRDLTERRQSQIALEQAQQAFFQSQKMESLGQLTGGVAHDFNNLLAAIVGSLDLARRKMAEGADISRFIDNAMKAAERGATLTQRMLAFARKQELKLETVDPAALVRGMAELLQRTIGGGVRIDTQFPLMLKRVHADPAQLELALLNLAVNARDAMPDGGRIVIAAREEHVLTGEGLKPGDYVCLSVTDSGGGMDADTLARATEPFYTTKGIGKGTGLGLSMVHGFAEQCGGRLVLDSRLDEGTTADIWLPVSDDAIKLCPDEASGDAPGPDQLVVLAVDDDALVLINTAAMLEDAGHRVLQAQSGQAALQLLGEHRVDLLVTDYAMPEMTGAQLAQAAQAGWPALPVLLVSGYAELPEGIAADFTRLAKPFRQDQLLPAVEQAVAARRPSAAVLEFSRRKRR, from the coding sequence ATGACGCCTGCCGCTTCCATCGAATCCGGCGCAAATCGTTTCGAGCTGCTCGTCCAGAGCGTGGCCGATTATGCGATCTACATGCTCGATCCCACTGGCGTGGTGGTGAGCTGGAACACCGGCGCCCAGCGCTTCAAGGGCTATACGCAGGACGAGATCATCGGCCAGCATTTCTCGCGCTTCTACACGAGCGAGGATCGCGCGGCGGAAATCCCGGCCTATGCGCTGCGGACCGCGCAGCACGAAGGCAGGTTCGAAGCTGAAGGCTGGCGCGTCCGCAAGGACGGCACGCGCTTCTGGGCCAATGTCGTCATCGATCCCATTCGCGAAGCCTCGGGCGAGTTGATCGGCTTCGCGAAAGTCACGCGCGACCTCACCGAACGCCGCGCCAACGAAGAAGCGCTACGCAGCAGCGAAGAGCGGTTCCGCCTGCTCGTCCAGAGTGTGACCGACTATGCGATCTACATGCTCGACATCGATGGCCATGTCGCGAGCTGGAACGCCGGCGCCGAACGCTTCAAGGGGTATCTGGCAGACGAGATCATCGGCCGGCATTTCTCCGATTTCTACGGCGAGGAAGATCGCGCGGCCGGCCTCCCGGCCAGGGCGCTGGAGCAGGCGCGCACGCAAGGCCGCTTCGAAGCCGAAGGCTGGCGCGTGCGCAAGGACGGCACCCGGTTCTGGGCCAGCGTCGTCATCGATCCGGTGCACGATCCGCTGGGCGAGTTGATTGGCTTCGCCAAGATCACCCGCGATCTCACCGAACGGCGCCAGTCGCAGATTGCGCTGGAGCAGGCGCAACAGGCGTTTTTCCAATCGCAGAAGATGGAATCGCTCGGCCAGCTGACCGGTGGCGTCGCGCACGACTTCAACAATCTGCTCGCCGCGATCGTCGGCAGCCTCGATCTTGCCCGCCGCAAGATGGCCGAGGGCGCCGACATCTCGCGCTTCATCGACAATGCGATGAAGGCGGCCGAGCGCGGCGCGACGCTGACTCAGCGCATGCTCGCCTTTGCGCGCAAACAGGAGCTCAAGCTCGAGACGGTCGATCCCGCCGCGCTGGTGCGCGGCATGGCCGAGCTGCTCCAGCGCACCATCGGCGGTGGCGTCCGCATCGACACCCAGTTCCCGCTGATGCTCAAGCGCGTGCATGCTGATCCCGCGCAGCTCGAGCTTGCGCTGCTCAACCTCGCAGTCAATGCGCGCGACGCGATGCCCGATGGCGGGCGGATCGTGATCGCCGCGCGCGAGGAGCATGTTCTCACCGGCGAAGGCCTCAAGCCGGGCGACTATGTCTGCCTGTCGGTCACCGACAGCGGCGGCGGCATGGACGCCGATACGCTGGCCCGCGCCACCGAGCCGTTCTACACTACCAAGGGCATCGGCAAGGGCACCGGGCTCGGCCTGTCGATGGTCCACGGCTTCGCTGAGCAATGCGGCGGCAGGCTGGTGCTCGACAGCCGGCTGGACGAAGGCACCACCGCCGATATCTGGCTCCCGGTTTCTGACGACGCGATCAAGCTGTGCCCCGACGAGGCCAGCGGCGACGCGCCGGGACCGGACCAGCTGGTGGTGCTGGCAGTGGACGACGACGCACTGGTGCTCATCAACACCGCCGCGATGCTCGAAGACGCCGGGCATCGCGTGCTCCAGGCCCAATCGGGCCAGGCAGCACTCCAGCTGCTCGGCGAACACCGCGTCGATTTGCTCGTCACCGACTATGCGATGCCCGAGATGACCGGCGCCCAGCTCGCCCAGGCCGCGCAGGCAGGATGGCCGGCGCTGCCGGTCTTGCTCGTCTCGGGCTATGCCGAGCTGCCCGAGGGTATAGCCGCGGATTTCACTCGGCTCGCCAAGCCGTTCCGCCAGGATCAGCTGCTGCCCGCCGTCGAACAGGCAGTCGCCGCCCGGCGCCCGAGCGCGGCAGTGCTCGAATTCTCGCGACGCAAGCGCCGCTAG
- a CDS encoding energy transducer TonB has product MGFVRSTRAERGRAALGAAALTAALGYALIAGLALGGSAVPEEALQLFEVGPDPPPPPRETLRPHQVQSRRREGAASPPNLRSEPTEVVAPAPVVPSPPPPVVAAPIAGTGAAPSAGSADVVGPGTGSGGEGDGRGSGGAGDGSGDGGAETPPRWVRGQLRDSDYPDGAAESGTGGTVGVRYLVWTDGRVRDCEITRSSGSAELDATTCRLIEARFRFRPSRDTQGRSVPAVIVENHSWMIRREPAEAPPPPPRRRARWPW; this is encoded by the coding sequence ATGGGTTTTGTGCGATCGACTCGAGCGGAGCGCGGCAGGGCGGCGCTGGGTGCCGCGGCGCTGACCGCGGCGCTCGGCTATGCGCTGATTGCCGGGCTTGCATTGGGCGGCAGCGCCGTGCCCGAAGAAGCGCTCCAGCTGTTCGAGGTCGGACCCGATCCGCCTCCACCGCCGCGCGAGACGCTACGCCCCCACCAGGTGCAGAGCCGTCGCCGCGAGGGCGCGGCCTCGCCCCCCAATTTGCGATCCGAACCGACCGAGGTCGTCGCGCCGGCTCCGGTCGTGCCATCGCCGCCGCCGCCGGTGGTCGCGGCGCCGATTGCGGGGACAGGCGCGGCCCCCTCGGCGGGTAGCGCCGATGTGGTCGGGCCCGGCACCGGCAGCGGCGGGGAGGGCGACGGGCGTGGCAGCGGCGGCGCGGGCGACGGCAGCGGCGATGGCGGCGCGGAGACTCCGCCGCGCTGGGTCCGCGGGCAGCTGAGGGATTCGGACTATCCCGATGGCGCGGCGGAGTCCGGGACCGGCGGCACGGTGGGCGTGCGCTACCTCGTCTGGACCGACGGACGCGTCCGGGATTGCGAGATAACCCGGTCGAGCGGCAGCGCGGAGCTGGACGCGACGACATGCCGGCTGATCGAAGCGCGGTTCCGCTTTCGCCCGTCCCGCGACACGCAGGGCCGATCGGTGCCTGCAGTGATCGTCGAGAACCATAGCTGGATGATCCGTCGCGAGCCTGCCGAAGCGCCGCCGCCGCCGCCCAGGCGCCGGGCGCGCTGGCCCTGGTGA
- a CDS encoding dihydroorotase, with product MTSVDLKLINGRVHLPGGPAEADIGVTGGRIVAIGNVGDAGETVDCTGLDVLPGVIDSQVHFREPGLERKEDLESGSRAAVLGGVTAVFEMPNTKPNTDSAEAVNDKLARARDRMWCDHAFYVGATAANAPQLKELERLPGTAGVKIFMGASTGDLLVAEDSELARVLASGKRRVAIHAEDEARMNARLDERIAGDPASHPVWRDDESALLATQRILRLAREAGRRIHVLHITTPAELELLGKHKDIATCEVTPQHLTLAGEEAYPRLGTWAQMNPPIRSGAHRDGLWRWLNQGVPDVIGSDHAPHTLEEKAQPYPASPSGMPGVQTLLPLLLNHVAEGRLTLQRLIDLTSAGPQRVFGIVGKGRIAVGYDADFTVVDLKARWTIEEEWLASKCGWSPFTGMTLTGKPLGTIVRGNRVMWDGQLANAAIGAPVRFESVEFG from the coding sequence ATGACGAGCGTCGATCTCAAACTCATCAATGGCCGTGTGCATTTGCCCGGCGGCCCGGCCGAAGCCGATATCGGCGTAACCGGTGGCCGCATCGTCGCGATCGGCAATGTGGGCGATGCAGGCGAGACAGTGGACTGCACCGGGCTCGACGTGCTGCCCGGCGTGATCGACAGCCAGGTTCATTTTCGCGAGCCGGGGCTCGAGCGCAAGGAAGACCTGGAGAGCGGCAGCCGCGCGGCGGTGCTCGGCGGGGTGACCGCGGTGTTCGAGATGCCGAATACGAAGCCCAACACCGACAGCGCCGAGGCAGTGAACGACAAGCTGGCGCGCGCCAGGGACCGCATGTGGTGCGATCATGCGTTCTATGTCGGCGCCACCGCCGCCAATGCGCCGCAGCTCAAGGAGCTCGAGCGGTTGCCGGGCACGGCGGGCGTGAAGATCTTCATGGGCGCGTCGACGGGCGATCTGCTGGTCGCCGAGGATTCGGAGCTGGCGCGCGTGCTCGCATCGGGCAAGCGGCGCGTGGCGATCCATGCCGAGGACGAAGCGCGGATGAATGCGCGGCTGGACGAGCGCATCGCGGGCGACCCGGCGTCGCATCCGGTGTGGCGCGACGACGAGAGCGCGCTGCTGGCGACGCAGCGCATCCTGCGGCTCGCGCGCGAGGCCGGGCGGCGGATCCATGTGCTGCACATCACCACGCCGGCCGAGCTGGAGCTGCTGGGCAAGCACAAGGACATCGCGACGTGCGAGGTCACCCCGCAGCACCTGACGCTGGCGGGCGAGGAAGCCTATCCGCGGCTGGGGACCTGGGCGCAGATGAACCCGCCGATCCGTTCGGGCGCGCATCGCGACGGACTGTGGCGCTGGCTCAACCAGGGCGTTCCCGATGTGATCGGATCCGACCATGCCCCGCACACGCTGGAGGAAAAGGCCCAGCCCTATCCCGCCAGCCCAAGCGGCATGCCCGGGGTGCAGACCTTGCTGCCGTTGCTGCTCAACCATGTTGCCGAGGGGCGGCTGACGCTCCAGCGGCTGATCGACTTGACCAGCGCCGGGCCGCAGCGCGTGTTCGGCATCGTCGGCAAGGGGCGCATCGCCGTCGGCTATGACGCCGATTTCACGGTCGTCGACCTCAAGGCGCGGTGGACGATCGAAGAGGAATGGCTTGCCTCCAAGTGCGGCTGGTCGCCCTTCACCGGCATGACGCTGACCGGCAAGCCGCTCGGCACGATCGTCCGCGGCAATCGGGTGATGTGGGACGGGCAGCTCGCCAATGCCGCGATCGGCGCGCCGGTGCGGTTCGAGTCGGTCGAGTTCGGCTGA
- a CDS encoding folate-binding protein YgfZ encodes MNETSPGTWLPDRALLRVSGEDVRGFLQGLVTQDLAQVAPGAPQWAGLLTPQGKALFDFILWANGDAILIDCEATAREALARRLTLYRLRRPIVIEPVDGGVHWRREGEEGVADPRLAALGRRWLGASGELPATGWHEHRLRLGVTEGAAELGQDKTLWLECNASELAGVSFTKGCYVGQENTARMHYRAKVNRRLVVAPIGEAGDKTRALYPDFGLMVELRRVEALGDAIVPDWLAAALVAAPAA; translated from the coding sequence ATGAACGAGACCAGTCCCGGAACATGGCTGCCCGATCGCGCACTGCTGCGCGTGAGCGGCGAGGACGTACGCGGCTTCCTGCAAGGGCTGGTGACTCAGGACCTGGCGCAGGTGGCGCCCGGCGCGCCGCAATGGGCCGGACTGCTGACGCCGCAGGGCAAGGCGCTGTTCGATTTCATCCTGTGGGCGAACGGGGACGCGATCCTGATCGATTGTGAGGCTACCGCTCGCGAAGCGCTCGCCCGCCGCCTGACATTATATCGCCTGCGCCGGCCGATCGTGATCGAACCCGTCGATGGTGGTGTCCATTGGCGTCGCGAAGGCGAGGAAGGCGTCGCAGATCCGCGCCTGGCCGCGCTTGGCCGCCGCTGGCTCGGCGCGTCGGGCGAGCTCCCCGCGACCGGCTGGCACGAACACCGCCTCCGCCTCGGCGTAACCGAGGGCGCCGCCGAGCTTGGCCAGGACAAGACCTTGTGGCTCGAATGCAATGCTTCGGAGCTGGCCGGAGTCAGCTTCACCAAGGGATGCTATGTCGGCCAGGAAAATACGGCGCGAATGCACTACCGCGCCAAGGTCAATCGCCGCCTCGTCGTCGCGCCGATCGGCGAGGCGGGGGACAAGACGCGGGCGCTTTATCCCGATTTCGGCCTGATGGTCGAGCTTCGGCGCGTGGAAGCGCTCGGCGACGCGATCGTCCCGGACTGGCTGGCCGCCGCCCTCGTCGCCGCGCCCGCCGCCTGA
- a CDS encoding alpha/beta hydrolase encodes MALRIVAIVGALYFTMLGALFAGQRALIFPAPRDATTAPPPGFSGVVLETEDGLRLAAAYRRGSATLPTLLFFHGNGDRLTGAAAAARGIAAAGYGVLLVEYRGYAGNPGSPGEQGLYRDGRAALAWLEQRGIAPRCVVVIGNSMGSGVATENAGGAPVAGLVLVSGFTSLPDVVAPLYPWLPVRMLLRDRFDNRAKIARVEAPMLLLHGTADRLIPARHSIALAGAARKARLALVPGAGHDLAYTARSQTMILNWLKQTGRACPVQGQAAGAATRAAASQSGTIASPSASTRRSSTIRPKSG; translated from the coding sequence ATGGCCCTGCGCATCGTCGCGATCGTGGGAGCGCTGTATTTCACGATGCTCGGGGCACTGTTCGCCGGGCAGCGCGCGCTGATATTTCCCGCGCCTCGCGACGCGACCACTGCGCCGCCGCCGGGCTTTTCGGGCGTGGTGCTGGAGACCGAGGATGGCCTTCGCCTTGCGGCCGCCTATCGGCGCGGGTCCGCCACGCTTCCCACCCTGTTGTTCTTCCACGGCAATGGCGACCGCCTGACCGGCGCGGCCGCCGCGGCGCGTGGGATCGCAGCGGCGGGCTATGGCGTGCTGCTAGTCGAATATCGCGGCTATGCGGGAAATCCCGGCAGTCCCGGCGAGCAGGGGCTGTATCGTGACGGACGCGCTGCACTGGCGTGGCTGGAGCAGCGCGGGATCGCGCCGCGCTGTGTCGTCGTGATCGGCAACTCGATGGGATCGGGCGTCGCGACCGAAAATGCCGGCGGCGCGCCGGTGGCCGGGCTGGTGCTGGTCTCGGGCTTCACCAGCCTGCCCGATGTCGTCGCGCCGCTTTATCCCTGGCTGCCGGTGCGGATGCTGCTGCGCGACCGTTTCGACAATCGGGCGAAGATCGCGCGCGTGGAGGCGCCGATGCTCCTGCTTCACGGCACCGCCGATCGCCTCATCCCGGCACGTCACAGCATCGCGCTCGCCGGCGCCGCGCGGAAAGCGAGGCTAGCGCTTGTGCCGGGGGCGGGACATGATCTGGCCTATACGGCGCGATCCCAGACGATGATCCTGAACTGGCTGAAGCAGACCGGGCGCGCGTGCCCGGTGCAGGGTCAGGCGGCGGGCGCGGCGACGAGGGCGGCGGCCAGCCAGTCCGGGACGATCGCGTCGCCGAGCGCTTCCACGCGCCGAAGCTCGACCATCAGGCCGAAATCGGGATAA
- a CDS encoding OmpA family protein, giving the protein MRKLAVTLALATTALSTPALARDDAWYVGVEGGAMLVEDIDWDVNAAIDATTVDHRAGFDVGGTVGYDLGVVRLEAEVGYRAANVTGLRSTTTTPFVTGSGGTAFAAAGSYDYAGGRTSALSFMVNALWDFGDDDGVQGFVGPGLGVARVKSRLGLNTNGDAVDDSDTVVAWQAIAGVRAPISDNIDVSLKYRFFNAPGVELVDIAGRQWYGRFRSHSIMGGLTFNFGAPEPEPVPTPEPTPAPAYTPPPAAEPVAPVVQCTPGPYIVFFDWDKSDITPEAASILDNAISNYQTCGNAQVMLAGHADRSGSASYNVGLSQRRADSVKTYLSGRGISDGVISTEAFGESRPRVETADGVRELQNRRVEIMYGPGSGQ; this is encoded by the coding sequence ATGCGGAAGCTTGCCGTAACTCTGGCACTTGCGACGACCGCGCTCAGCACGCCCGCTCTTGCACGCGACGATGCGTGGTATGTGGGTGTCGAGGGCGGCGCCATGCTGGTCGAAGACATCGATTGGGACGTGAATGCTGCAATCGACGCCACCACCGTCGATCACCGCGCCGGCTTCGACGTCGGCGGTACTGTCGGCTACGATCTCGGCGTTGTCCGCCTCGAGGCCGAAGTCGGCTATCGTGCAGCCAACGTGACCGGCCTTCGCTCGACCACCACGACTCCGTTCGTGACCGGTTCGGGCGGCACCGCCTTCGCGGCAGCCGGCAGCTATGACTATGCGGGTGGCCGTACTTCGGCGCTCAGCTTCATGGTCAATGCGCTGTGGGACTTCGGTGATGACGACGGCGTCCAGGGCTTTGTCGGCCCGGGTCTCGGCGTTGCTCGCGTGAAGAGCCGTCTGGGTCTCAACACCAATGGCGACGCAGTGGACGATTCGGACACGGTCGTTGCCTGGCAGGCAATCGCGGGTGTCCGCGCGCCGATCTCGGACAACATCGACGTTTCGCTGAAGTATCGCTTCTTCAACGCACCCGGTGTCGAGCTCGTCGATATCGCGGGTCGCCAGTGGTACGGCCGTTTCCGGTCGCACAGCATCATGGGTGGCCTGACCTTCAACTTCGGCGCGCCTGAGCCCGAGCCGGTCCCGACTCCGGAACCGACCCCGGCACCGGCCTACACGCCGCCGCCGGCTGCCGAGCCGGTCGCACCGGTCGTGCAGTGCACCCCCGGACCGTACATCGTGTTCTTCGACTGGGATAAGTCGGACATCACGCCGGAGGCCGCGAGCATTCTCGACAACGCCATCAGCAACTACCAGACCTGCGGTAACGCACAGGTCATGCTGGCGGGCCACGCTGACCGTTCGGGTTCGGCGAGCTACAACGTCGGTCTGTCGCAGCGTCGCGCTGACTCGGTTAAGACCTATCTGTCGGGCCGTGGCATCTCCGACGGTGTCATCTCGACCGAAGCGTTCGGCGAAAGCCGCCCGCGCGTCGAGACCGCCGATGGCGTCCGCGAACTGCAGAACCGTCGCGTGGAAATCATGTACGGCCCGGGTTCGGGTCAGTAA